A genome region from Bacteroides stercoris ATCC 43183 includes the following:
- a CDS encoding DUF5683 domain-containing protein, whose amino-acid sequence MTKKRRIYQISIALLLCLMQTAGIAMYGQSRPRAAAKRIHRLQADSLAAVRQAARMQADSLNRTMEEVPPLQAVAPADSIATADSIAAENKKKLLEMTSAPVLKESEVPADSLKKEIDQKIWVPNPTKATWLALVIPGGGQIYNRKYWKLPIFYGGFAGCAYALTWNSKMYKDYSTAYKDAMNGNMQSSSITDLLPPGYKISETQLKELLRKRKDTYRRYRDLSIFAFIGVYLLSVIDAYVDAELSNFDITPDLSMKVEPAVIDNRINNSSNRSVGLQCSFRF is encoded by the coding sequence ATGACAAAGAAGAGAAGAATATATCAAATCAGTATCGCCCTGCTGCTTTGCCTGATGCAGACGGCAGGGATTGCTATGTATGGTCAGAGCCGCCCGCGTGCCGCCGCAAAGAGGATACACAGGCTGCAGGCAGACTCTCTTGCCGCCGTACGGCAAGCAGCGCGGATGCAGGCCGACAGCCTGAACCGGACTATGGAAGAAGTGCCGCCTCTCCAGGCCGTTGCCCCGGCAGACAGCATTGCCACTGCCGACAGCATTGCCGCCGAGAACAAGAAAAAGCTGCTGGAAATGACTTCCGCTCCCGTCCTGAAAGAATCGGAAGTGCCGGCAGACAGCCTCAAAAAAGAAATCGATCAGAAAATATGGGTTCCCAACCCTACAAAAGCCACCTGGCTGGCGCTCGTAATTCCCGGCGGCGGACAAATCTACAACCGGAAATACTGGAAATTGCCCATATTCTACGGCGGCTTTGCCGGATGTGCCTATGCCTTGACGTGGAACAGCAAAATGTACAAGGACTACTCCACCGCATATAAAGACGCGATGAACGGCAATATGCAGTCCAGCAGCATCACCGACCTGCTGCCGCCCGGATACAAAATTTCCGAAACCCAGTTGAAAGAGCTGTTGCGCAAGCGCAAGGACACCTATCGCAGATACCGCGATTTAAGTATCTTCGCCTTCATCGGAGTATACCTGCTGTCCGTCATCGATGCCTATGTGGATGCCGAACTGTCCAATTTCGACATCACCCCCGACCTCAGCATGAAAGTGGAGCCGGCTGTCATCGACAACCGGATAAACAACTCCTCCAACCGCTCCGTGGGGTTGCAGTGCAGTTTCCGATTTTAA
- a CDS encoding lytic transglycosylase domain-containing protein — MTNKPTYMKRIIAGSSLLFSILLATPQAYAQESVDVIIRENGTERREVIDLPKSMTYPVDSLLSDWKAKNYIDLGKDCSTSTVNPQFSDSVYIDRLSRMPTIMEMPYNEIVRKFIDMYTGRLRNQVAFMLSACNFYMPIFEEALDTYGLPLELKYLPIIESALNPSAVSRAGASGLWQFMLNTGKIYGLESNSLVDERRDPIKATWAAARYLKDMYAIYQDWNLVIAAYNCGPGTINKAIRRAGGKTDYWEIYNYLPKETRGYVPAFIAANYVMTYYCKHNICPMETNIPDATDTIQVNRNLHFEQITDVCGIGMDEVKSLNPQYKKNIIPGDSKPQTLRLPINYISTFIDSQDTIYAHRSAELFKNRRTVSVANTRSTARSSKGKSSSQGDVTYHRIRNGETLSTIARKYGVTVNQIKSWNGLRSTRINAGKRLKIYK, encoded by the coding sequence ATGACAAATAAACCTACATATATGAAAAGAATAATCGCGGGTTCCTCACTTCTGTTCAGCATACTGCTGGCAACTCCGCAAGCATACGCCCAAGAAAGCGTAGACGTCATTATCCGCGAAAACGGAACGGAACGGCGGGAAGTCATCGACCTGCCCAAGAGTATGACCTACCCTGTAGACAGCCTGCTCAGCGACTGGAAAGCCAAGAACTACATAGATTTAGGAAAGGATTGCAGCACCTCTACCGTCAATCCCCAATTCAGCGATTCCGTATACATCGACCGGCTCTCGCGCATGCCGACCATTATGGAGATGCCCTACAACGAGATTGTACGCAAATTCATCGACATGTATACCGGACGCCTCCGCAACCAGGTGGCTTTCATGCTGAGTGCCTGCAACTTCTACATGCCCATTTTCGAAGAGGCGCTCGACACTTACGGGCTGCCGCTGGAACTGAAATATCTGCCGATTATCGAGTCTGCGCTTAATCCCTCGGCCGTATCCCGCGCCGGAGCCTCCGGCCTGTGGCAGTTCATGCTGAACACCGGCAAGATATACGGCCTGGAAAGCAACAGCCTTGTGGACGAACGCCGCGACCCGATTAAGGCTACCTGGGCCGCCGCACGCTACCTGAAAGATATGTATGCCATCTACCAGGACTGGAACCTGGTAATCGCCGCCTACAACTGCGGCCCCGGCACCATCAACAAAGCCATCCGGCGCGCAGGCGGCAAAACGGATTATTGGGAAATATACAACTATCTGCCCAAAGAAACACGCGGATACGTACCCGCTTTTATAGCCGCCAACTACGTAATGACGTACTACTGCAAGCACAATATCTGCCCGATGGAAACCAATATTCCGGACGCCACAGATACCATACAGGTGAACCGCAACCTGCATTTCGAACAAATCACGGATGTTTGCGGCATCGGAATGGATGAGGTCAAAAGCCTGAATCCCCAGTACAAGAAGAATATCATTCCGGGAGACAGCAAGCCTCAGACACTCCGTCTGCCTATAAACTACATCAGCACTTTCATCGACAGCCAAGACACGATTTACGCCCACCGCAGTGCGGAACTGTTTAAAAACCGCAGAACTGTTTCCGTGGCCAATACCCGCAGCACAGCACGTAGCAGCAAAGGGAAAAGTTCTTCACAGGGCGACGTCACCTACCACAGAATACGCAATGGGGAAACCCTGTCGACCATCGCCCGCAAATATGGCGTCACCGTCAACCAGATAAAAAGCTGGAACGGATTGAGAAGCACCAGAATCAATGCGGGAAAGAGGCTGAAGATTTACAAATAA